The genomic interval GGCTGCCGAGTTCGACTTTTAAAGTTTCCATAAGCGAGTCAGAAGACAAAATAATTTGGTGACAAAATAATTTAAGAGTTTTTCATTATTTTGTAACAAATAATTTTGTCTACAAAGCCAACTCGAACTGCAACTGATTCAAATCAAGACCCGAGACCTCGCCGCTTTCAAGCTGGTGCAAGCGCGAGCGAACGAAAAGCAGGCGCCCGTTCATGGCCGGCGGCGCTTGTTTGATGAAATTTCGATAATGCAGTTTGGCCTGATCGCGGCGGCCGAGCTGGTCGATCACCAAGGCGCGATTGAGCGAGGCCGGGAAATAGTCCGGGTGGATTTTCAGCGCCCGCTCGAAGCTGGTGATCGCCTCCGGCAGCCAATTCATTTTACTCAACGCCACGCCGCGATTGTTCCAGCAGTCGGGCCGGCGGGGATTGAGGCGCAGCGCGGTGTCGTAGCATTCAAGCGATGATTCCCATTGGCCCATTTGCACCAAAACGTTGCCGCGCTGCAGCCAGGGTTCGAGCATGTTCGGCTGCAACGCCACAGCGTGATCGAAGCACGCCAGCGCTTCCGCCCGGCGCTCGAGGCGCAGCAGGGCGCTGCCACGAATGAGCAACGTTTCCACATGCTGGGGATCGAGGGCGAAAGAATCTTTGCAGCATTGCAGCGCCGCCTGCGGCCGATTCACCGCGAGCAAAACCGCGGCGAGATTGCTCAACGCGCTTGGCGTCGGCGCGAGTTGGATCGACTTTTCGTAGTTGAGTTGCGCCTCGTGATCGTGATGGTGGCGAAACGCTTCATTGCCTTGCCGCCAAAAATCGAGCGCCGCCTGGCGATTTTGGGCCGGCAGGTTGTCAAGGCGGTCCAATTCACGCCTGAAACGTTTTTCGTTGGTGATCAGATAATGCGAGAGATTGACTTCG from candidate division KSB1 bacterium carries:
- a CDS encoding tetratricopeptide repeat protein, producing MFFTVATSLVAALFLALLAVGIRQRWWTFAAMNFIGMGLNAAMVVLDLWGHLNMTALLAAMPALAFVLAADVAIIFREPQAPQKSAATGDEPAVPSDAEVNLSHYLITNEKRFRRELDRLDNLPAQNRQAALDFWRQGNEAFRHHHDHEAQLNYEKSIQLAPTPSALSNLAAVLLAVNRPQAALQCCKDSFALDPQHVETLLIRGSALLRLERRAEALACFDHAVALQPNMLEPWLQRGNVLVQMGQWESSLECYDTALRLNPRRPDCWNNRGVALSKMNWLPEAITSFERALKIHPDYFPASLNRALVIDQLGRRDQAKLHYRNFIKQAPPAMNGRLLFVRSRLHQLESGEVSGLDLNQLQFELAL